One window from the genome of Thalassospira xiamenensis M-5 = DSM 17429 encodes:
- a CDS encoding nucleotidyltransferase family protein codes for MSSGNAVDQVEQGQLFLDLVLRNRFNRTILDRFGDLGIDDWWLTAGCLAQSIWNISANRPAEDRIDDYDLFYFDPDIRWNAEDKVIARVADLFSDLPIRIEIRNQARVPIWYRKKFDIEYGDVSAACDGIDRFAYRTTAIGLRKLHDEYRIYAPFGLEAVLEGTIIPNPVLPIRDVYAAKVMRWRKKWPCLKVMPWPDNPE; via the coding sequence ATGAGCTCAGGGAATGCCGTTGATCAGGTTGAGCAGGGGCAGCTGTTTCTTGATCTGGTGTTACGTAACCGTTTCAATCGGACAATCCTTGATCGGTTTGGTGATTTGGGAATTGATGACTGGTGGTTAACGGCTGGGTGTCTGGCGCAATCAATATGGAATATTTCAGCAAACCGTCCTGCTGAAGACCGGATTGATGACTATGATCTATTCTATTTTGACCCTGACATCCGTTGGAATGCTGAAGATAAGGTGATTGCACGAGTTGCTGATTTGTTCTCAGATCTGCCCATTCGGATCGAAATTCGCAATCAAGCAAGGGTGCCGATTTGGTACCGGAAGAAATTCGACATTGAATATGGTGATGTATCAGCTGCGTGCGACGGGATTGATCGATTTGCTTATCGAACAACTGCAATCGGGCTGCGCAAACTGCATGACGAGTATCGTATATACGCGCCATTTGGGCTTGAAGCGGTTTTGGAAGGCACAATCATTCCGAACCCCGTCCTGCCGATCCGGGATGTGTATGCGGCCAAAGTCATGCGATGGCGGAAAAAGTGGCCCTGCCTTAAAGTGATGCCATGGCCCGATAACCCGGAATAA
- a CDS encoding histidine phosphatase family protein: MNKAVTTRWWLVRHAPVLNPERLVYGRSDMPVDLTDEKALRALSRHLPNDAVWITSHLSRTLDTALKLLELMDENILPTRETGFAEQHFGAWEKKHWNDLPKGETTRFWADFARQHPPNGESFSDVVERVGPIFDRLTRYWAGRDIVAVIHGGTVRAALANALGLSLEAALSFHIDTLGVTRIEHITGVDQPGWRVTGVNLRY, encoded by the coding sequence ATGAACAAAGCAGTGACAACCCGTTGGTGGCTTGTTCGCCATGCGCCGGTTCTCAACCCGGAACGGCTTGTCTATGGCCGAAGCGACATGCCGGTTGATCTTACCGATGAAAAGGCATTGCGTGCCCTGTCGCGCCATTTGCCAAACGACGCGGTCTGGATTACGAGCCACCTTTCGCGCACGCTTGATACCGCGCTTAAACTTCTTGAGCTGATGGATGAAAACATCCTGCCTACGCGTGAAACCGGCTTTGCGGAACAGCATTTTGGCGCATGGGAAAAGAAACACTGGAATGATCTGCCCAAAGGGGAAACCACCCGTTTCTGGGCCGATTTCGCGCGCCAGCATCCTCCGAATGGTGAAAGTTTCAGCGACGTTGTCGAACGGGTTGGGCCAATATTTGACCGGCTGACAAGATATTGGGCCGGGCGCGATATTGTGGCCGTTATTCACGGCGGGACGGTGCGGGCGGCCCTTGCCAATGCGCTTGGTCTGTCGCTTGAGGCAGCTTTATCATTTCATATCGATACGCTTGGCGTGACACGGATCGAACATATAACCGGCGTCGATCAGCCGGGCTGGCGGGTGACCGGTGTTAATCTGCGTTACTGA
- the cobT gene encoding nicotinate-nucleotide--dimethylbenzimidazole phosphoribosyltransferase has protein sequence MFDPKHPPQSLDEIRTLMAQLPGVDAEAQAAVSTREPQLTKPAGALGRMEDISLWLAGWQGNSRPNMTRPRVTVFAGSHGVCAQGVSAFPAEVNQQMVENFINGGAAINQICKTVDAELRVMEVALEIPTNDFSQEPAMDDEGCAEAMAFGMSAIEKGIDLFVPGEMGIGNTTSAAAIAYALFGGEAADWTGRGTGIDDETLKRKTRVVGDAIILHKNQFHDAFDVLRCVGGREIAAMAGAILAARYQRVPVLLDGYVSCAAAAILGTIRSDALDHCLIGHVSAEPGHKRLIEKLGKQALLDFGMRLGEGSGAALAIPLLRASAECHNGMATFAKAGVTSRDA, from the coding sequence ATGTTCGATCCCAAGCATCCCCCCCAAAGTCTTGATGAAATCCGCACCCTGATGGCCCAATTGCCCGGTGTCGATGCAGAGGCACAGGCAGCCGTAAGTACGCGCGAGCCACAATTGACCAAGCCCGCAGGCGCGCTCGGCAGGATGGAAGATATCAGCCTTTGGCTGGCCGGGTGGCAAGGAAATTCACGACCGAACATGACACGCCCGCGTGTCACGGTCTTTGCCGGAAGCCACGGCGTCTGTGCACAGGGCGTGTCGGCATTCCCGGCCGAGGTCAACCAGCAGATGGTTGAAAACTTCATCAATGGCGGTGCGGCAATCAACCAGATCTGCAAAACGGTTGACGCGGAACTGCGCGTGATGGAAGTCGCCCTTGAAATCCCGACCAACGATTTCTCGCAAGAACCCGCCATGGATGACGAAGGCTGCGCCGAAGCAATGGCCTTTGGCATGAGCGCCATCGAAAAGGGGATTGACCTTTTTGTGCCCGGTGAAATGGGGATCGGCAATACCACCTCGGCCGCCGCCATTGCCTATGCCCTGTTTGGCGGTGAAGCCGCCGACTGGACCGGACGCGGCACCGGCATCGACGATGAAACGCTTAAACGCAAAACACGCGTGGTCGGGGATGCCATCATCCTGCACAAAAATCAGTTCCATGATGCATTCGACGTTCTGCGCTGTGTCGGCGGACGCGAAATTGCCGCGATGGCCGGTGCCATTCTGGCCGCGCGTTACCAACGGGTACCGGTTCTTCTTGATGGATATGTTTCCTGTGCAGCTGCGGCAATCCTTGGCACTATTCGCAGCGATGCCCTTGACCATTGTCTGATCGGGCATGTTTCGGCCGAACCGGGCCATAAACGACTGATCGAAAAGCTTGGAAAACAGGCGCTTCTCGATTTTGGCATGCGCCTTGGCGAAGGATCGGGTGCAGCCCTTGCCATTCCGCTATTGCGGGCATCGGCGGAATGCCACAACGGCATGGCAACCTTTGCCAAGGCAGGTGTCACAAGCCGCGACGCGTAA
- the cobU gene encoding bifunctional adenosylcobinamide kinase/adenosylcobinamide-phosphate guanylyltransferase — protein sequence MTQNMADNSQLAGIHLILGGARSGKSRFAENRINHAGGGIYIATGRAWDEEMANRIELHKSSRGEIWQTIEEPLDLCAVLSACNHDGSKPVLVDCLTLWLTNLMLEDRDIGAEFDRLCDLLPGLDIPVLLVSNEVGFGIVPENAMARSFRDHAGRLHQRIAELANQVTLVVAGIPMSVK from the coding sequence ATGACCCAGAATATGGCTGATAACAGCCAGCTTGCCGGGATCCATCTGATCCTTGGCGGTGCCAGATCGGGCAAAAGCCGGTTTGCCGAAAACCGGATCAACCATGCAGGCGGCGGTATTTATATCGCGACCGGCCGGGCATGGGACGAGGAAATGGCAAATCGCATCGAACTTCACAAATCATCGCGCGGCGAGATATGGCAAACGATTGAGGAACCGCTTGATCTTTGCGCTGTCCTGTCTGCCTGCAATCATGACGGCAGCAAACCGGTGCTGGTCGATTGCCTGACGCTTTGGCTGACCAATCTGATGCTGGAAGATCGTGATATCGGGGCCGAGTTTGACCGGCTTTGCGACCTTTTGCCGGGGCTGGATATCCCAGTTCTTCTGGTTTCGAACGAGGTTGGTTTCGGGATTGTGCCGGAAAATGCCATGGCGCGCAGCTTTCGTGATCATGCCGGACGATTGCATCAACGGATTGCCGAGCTTGCCAATCAGGTGACGCTTGTGGTTGCGGGCATTCCGATGTCGGTTAAATAG
- the cbiB gene encoding adenosylcobinamide-phosphate synthase CbiB, with amino-acid sequence MILEFLIPQPGFMGPLFTVLVLALVLDAVCGDFPWLFGRVPHPVVWIGNLIDWFEKRLNKPRYGNSNRFLRGSLTSLAVIACAASFGGMIQLISSFGDVFRFADILLLAILIAQKGLYQHVKDVSVALKRDGLAGGRAAVSMIVGRDPQSLDDAGVSRAAIESCAENFSDGVVAPLFWYVLVGPIGLCAYKAINTLDSMIGHRSDRYLYFGKFAARLDDVANFVPARIAGGVICLAAVMGRKTSGAHAWKIMLRDASKHKSPNAGWQEAAFAGALDLSLAGPRQYGAELVEDPYIGDGRRDADASDIDRALKLYTTACILNAAWPVVLKMMWVSL; translated from the coding sequence ATGATTCTTGAATTTCTGATTCCGCAGCCCGGTTTCATGGGCCCGCTTTTCACCGTGCTGGTTCTGGCACTGGTGCTTGATGCGGTTTGTGGGGATTTCCCGTGGCTGTTCGGGCGGGTGCCGCATCCGGTGGTCTGGATCGGCAATCTGATTGACTGGTTTGAAAAGCGCCTGAACAAACCGCGATATGGTAACAGTAATCGCTTTTTACGCGGAAGCCTCACCAGTCTGGCGGTGATTGCCTGTGCGGCGTCGTTTGGCGGCATGATCCAGCTGATATCGTCATTTGGCGATGTTTTCCGGTTTGCCGATATTCTGCTGCTTGCCATCCTGATTGCGCAAAAGGGGCTTTATCAGCATGTCAAAGACGTCTCGGTCGCGTTAAAGCGCGATGGCCTTGCAGGCGGAAGGGCAGCGGTTTCGATGATTGTCGGACGCGATCCGCAATCACTTGATGATGCCGGGGTCAGCCGGGCGGCGATTGAAAGCTGTGCGGAAAACTTTTCGGACGGCGTGGTCGCGCCGCTGTTCTGGTACGTGCTGGTCGGGCCGATTGGGCTTTGTGCCTATAAGGCGATCAATACGCTTGATTCGATGATCGGTCATCGCAGTGACCGTTATCTTTATTTCGGCAAGTTCGCGGCACGTCTTGATGATGTTGCGAACTTTGTCCCTGCACGGATTGCCGGTGGGGTGATCTGCCTTGCCGCTGTGATGGGCCGCAAAACTTCCGGCGCGCATGCCTGGAAAATCATGCTGCGCGATGCGTCAAAACACAAATCGCCCAATGCCGGGTGGCAGGAAGCTGCCTTTGCCGGGGCACTTGACCTGTCGCTTGCCGGACCGCGTCAATACGGGGCGGAGCTGGTTGAAGACCCCTATATCGGGGATGGCAGGCGGGATGCCGATGCCAGCGATATTGACCGTGCGCTTAAACTTTACACGACAGCATGCATTCTTAATGCCGCGTGGCCGGTGGTGTTGAAGATGATGTGGGTTTCGCTATGA
- a CDS encoding sirohydrochlorin chelatase: MSPKGAVMICGHGSRDERAVSQFNAMVETMKQTHLADYDVESGFLEFAHPILRDGFEKLKAMGHKKIYALPGMLFAAGHVKNDLPSEVNNFAHENPDIDVKFGRDLAIDPKLLRASADRIEEALATADDSISRKDTLLMVVGRGTNDPDANSNVYKVARMLQEGLGFGRTEISYSGVAHPRVNAGLREAMKLGYKRVVVFPYFLFAGILIDRIYAHTDEIAAEFQDVEFIKAEYLRDHPLVLESFAERLAEIDTGDNNMNCQLCKYREQIIGYEGDVATPQVGHHHHVMGIGTDGHSHGHSHGHDHGHHHHGHSHDHSHDHSHDHGHSHDHSHETNKATGS; the protein is encoded by the coding sequence ATGTCCCCCAAAGGCGCCGTAATGATATGCGGACACGGTTCGCGTGATGAGCGCGCTGTTTCACAGTTCAACGCCATGGTTGAAACAATGAAGCAGACCCATCTGGCCGATTATGATGTCGAAAGCGGCTTTCTCGAATTTGCGCACCCGATCCTGCGCGATGGCTTTGAAAAACTCAAAGCCATGGGCCACAAAAAGATTTACGCCCTGCCGGGCATGCTGTTTGCCGCCGGTCACGTCAAAAATGACCTGCCAAGCGAAGTGAACAATTTCGCCCATGAAAACCCGGATATCGACGTTAAATTCGGACGTGATCTGGCGATTGACCCGAAACTTCTGCGTGCCAGTGCTGATCGCATCGAAGAAGCCCTTGCAACCGCTGATGACAGCATCTCGCGCAAGGATACGCTTTTGATGGTCGTCGGGCGTGGCACCAATGACCCGGATGCCAATTCAAACGTCTATAAGGTCGCACGCATGTTACAGGAAGGGCTTGGTTTCGGGCGTACCGAAATCAGCTATTCCGGGGTTGCGCATCCGCGCGTCAATGCCGGTCTGCGCGAAGCCATGAAGCTTGGCTACAAGCGTGTGGTGGTATTCCCGTATTTCCTGTTTGCAGGCATTTTGATCGACCGGATTTACGCCCATACCGACGAAATCGCGGCCGAATTCCAAGATGTTGAATTCATTAAGGCGGAATATCTGCGCGATCATCCGCTGGTGCTGGAAAGCTTTGCCGAACGCCTGGCCGAAATTGACACCGGCGACAACAATATGAACTGCCAGCTGTGCAAATATCGCGAACAGATCATTGGATATGAAGGCGACGTTGCAACCCCGCAGGTCGGCCATCATCATCATGTGATGGGGATTGGCACCGACGGGCATAGTCACGGCCACAGTCATGGCCATGATCACGGGCACCATCATCATGGGCATTCTCATGATCATTCTCATGACCACAGCCATGATCACGGGCACAGCCACGATCACAGCCACGAAACCAATAAAGCGACCGGTTCCTGA
- the cobW gene encoding cobalamin biosynthesis protein CobW: MAQLGKIPATVITGFLGAGKTTMIRNMLENAGGKRIALIINEFGDLGVDREVINGCGISGCAEDDVVELANGCICCTVADDFLPTIKGLIDRDTPPDHIVIETSGLALPKPLVKAFNWPEIRSRVTVDGVVAVLDGAALRDGLFAHDHHAVQAQREADDNLDHESPLEELFEEQLHCADMVVLNKTDLLSAAEVAKVEADIRAELKRPSVKIIATAHSKVENAVLLGLGAAAEDDLDSRPSHHDDGHEHDHDDFESFVVSLDAVDDAALLEKRLIDVVRQFDVLRIKGFLDIPGKPMRQVVQGVGERFQRYFDRPWAETETRRSELVVIGLHGLDRGAIEAAIKAS; the protein is encoded by the coding sequence ATGGCACAGCTTGGAAAAATTCCGGCAACAGTGATCACCGGTTTTCTTGGTGCAGGCAAAACCACGATGATCCGCAATATGCTGGAAAATGCCGGGGGTAAGCGGATTGCGCTGATCATCAACGAATTTGGTGATCTGGGCGTGGACCGCGAAGTGATAAATGGTTGTGGCATTTCGGGATGTGCCGAGGACGACGTTGTCGAACTTGCAAACGGTTGCATCTGTTGCACGGTGGCCGATGATTTCCTGCCGACCATCAAGGGCCTGATTGATCGCGACACGCCGCCTGATCATATCGTTATCGAAACATCAGGGTTGGCACTGCCAAAACCGTTGGTCAAGGCGTTCAACTGGCCGGAAATCCGTTCACGGGTCACGGTAGATGGTGTGGTGGCTGTTCTGGACGGGGCGGCATTGCGCGACGGGCTGTTTGCCCATGATCATCATGCGGTTCAGGCCCAACGCGAGGCGGATGATAATCTTGATCATGAAAGCCCGCTTGAGGAACTGTTTGAAGAGCAGCTTCATTGCGCCGATATGGTGGTTCTGAACAAAACCGATTTGCTGAGCGCTGCCGAAGTTGCCAAGGTCGAGGCAGATATCCGGGCCGAGCTGAAACGCCCATCGGTCAAGATCATCGCGACCGCGCATTCGAAGGTCGAAAATGCTGTTTTGCTGGGACTTGGAGCGGCGGCCGAAGACGATCTTGATAGCCGCCCCTCACATCATGACGATGGTCACGAACATGACCACGACGATTTTGAAAGCTTTGTCGTGTCACTTGACGCGGTTGACGATGCGGCCTTACTTGAAAAACGCCTGATTGATGTCGTGCGTCAGTTCGATGTCCTGCGGATCAAGGGGTTTCTCGATATTCCCGGCAAGCCGATGCGCCAGGTTGTTCAGGGCGTTGGTGAGAGGTTCCAGCGTTATTTCGACCGGCCGTGGGCCGAAACCGAAACGCGCCGGTCGGAACTGGTGGTTATCGGCCTGCATGGCTTGGATCGCGGTGCCATCGAAGCGGCAATCAAGGCATCGTGA
- a CDS encoding precorrin-8X methylmutase, giving the protein MFDYLRDPQEIYRQSFTTIEAEADLARFPEELRSVAVRIIHACGMVEKGDLIAFGGDVVTAAIRSLQNGKPILCDAEMVRHGIIYRLLPQQNPVICTLNTDGNAERAAKLATTRSAAAIEDWADHIDGAIIAIGNAPTALFHLLEALISNRLAKPALIIGMPVGFVGAEESKEALIAHAGDIPFVTLRGRFGGSAVTAATLNALARLASPGQTPDGTATKPTDPDKGNGK; this is encoded by the coding sequence ATGTTCGACTATCTGCGGGACCCGCAGGAAATCTATCGGCAAAGCTTTACAACCATCGAAGCCGAAGCCGATCTCGCCCGCTTTCCCGAAGAATTGCGGTCGGTTGCCGTACGGATCATTCATGCCTGTGGCATGGTTGAAAAGGGAGATCTGATTGCTTTTGGCGGCGACGTGGTGACCGCAGCAATCAGGTCCCTGCAAAATGGCAAACCGATCCTGTGTGATGCGGAAATGGTCCGTCACGGGATCATTTACCGCCTTCTGCCCCAACAGAACCCGGTCATTTGCACCCTGAATACAGATGGCAACGCCGAACGCGCAGCCAAGCTTGCTACCACACGGTCGGCTGCCGCCATCGAAGATTGGGCAGATCATATCGATGGTGCAATAATTGCCATCGGCAACGCGCCAACGGCGCTTTTTCATCTGCTTGAGGCCCTGATTTCGAACCGTCTGGCGAAACCGGCATTGATCATCGGCATGCCGGTGGGCTTTGTCGGTGCGGAGGAAAGCAAAGAAGCCCTGATTGCCCATGCCGGTGACATCCCGTTCGTCACATTGCGCGGCCGGTTTGGCGGCAGTGCGGTCACCGCGGCAACGCTTAACGCATTGGCGCGCCTCGCATCGCCGGGGCAGACACCGGATGGCACGGCCACAAAACCCACCGACCCTGACAAGGGGAATGGCAAATGA
- the cobS gene encoding adenosylcobinamide-GDP ribazoletransferase, which produces MLADFWRALALLSRIPVFIPCDFSAHAMARSVWCWPLVGLFMAGIAIIPAYVIEILTGNVVITAIVATFTLIALTGAMHEDGIADCADGFGGGLDRQRKLDIMRDSRIGTYGVVALVLCLAMRIALLDAAGESGSMAAILIVMATLSRAAMPIVTYVFDPAREDGLGKSAGRPDIKVVSAGIAIALVLVVIVAGAVTAFMCLIAMMVGASVVGWIARHQIGGHTGDVLGMTQIISELLVGIAFIAILQIA; this is translated from the coding sequence ATGCTTGCTGATTTTTGGCGTGCTCTTGCCCTGCTAAGCCGGATACCGGTTTTCATTCCATGTGACTTCAGCGCGCATGCGATGGCACGATCAGTTTGGTGCTGGCCGCTGGTTGGGTTGTTCATGGCCGGGATTGCGATCATTCCGGCCTACGTCATCGAGATTCTGACCGGCAATGTCGTGATTACGGCCATTGTCGCGACTTTTACCCTGATCGCGTTGACTGGGGCGATGCATGAGGATGGCATTGCCGATTGTGCCGACGGGTTTGGCGGTGGATTGGACCGTCAACGCAAGCTTGACATCATGCGCGATAGCCGGATCGGGACTTATGGGGTTGTTGCGCTTGTTTTATGCCTTGCGATGCGCATCGCCCTTCTGGATGCTGCGGGTGAAAGTGGCAGCATGGCCGCCATCCTGATTGTGATGGCGACACTATCGCGCGCGGCGATGCCGATCGTGACCTATGTGTTTGATCCGGCGCGTGAAGATGGTCTTGGCAAAAGTGCCGGGCGACCCGACATCAAAGTGGTGAGCGCGGGTATTGCCATCGCCTTGGTTCTGGTGGTGATTGTTGCGGGTGCGGTGACCGCGTTCATGTGTCTGATTGCCATGATGGTCGGGGCATCGGTTGTCGGATGGATCGCCCGGCATCAGATTGGTGGCCATACTGGCGATGTGCTGGGCATGACTCAAATCATCTCCGAGCTGCTTGTCGGTATTGCATTTATCGCGATACTTCAGATTGCCTGA
- a CDS encoding D-sedoheptulose 7-phosphate isomerase: MDINAFFDAEFDEHLDLVDKTREATRAPFAKLVSICTNALNEGNKLLFFGNGGSAADAQHIATEFTVRYINDRRALPAIALTTDSSALTAIGNDFGFDYLFSRQIEALGRPGDVAIGISTSGNSKNVNLGLEKARKMGLISTGWTGKTGGAMVDLCDPLMIVPSNTTARIQEMHIQLGQMLVGALEHTLGLTKA, translated from the coding sequence ATGGATATCAATGCCTTCTTCGATGCCGAATTTGACGAGCATCTTGATCTGGTCGACAAAACCCGCGAAGCAACGCGTGCGCCCTTTGCAAAACTGGTATCGATCTGCACCAATGCGCTGAACGAAGGCAACAAACTCCTGTTCTTTGGCAATGGTGGATCAGCAGCCGACGCGCAGCATATCGCAACCGAATTCACGGTTCGTTACATCAATGACCGGCGTGCATTGCCGGCCATTGCCCTGACAACCGATAGCTCGGCACTGACCGCAATCGGCAATGATTTCGGATTTGATTATCTGTTTTCCCGCCAGATCGAGGCACTGGGTCGGCCAGGAGATGTCGCAATTGGTATTTCGACATCGGGCAACAGCAAAAACGTCAATCTCGGCCTTGAAAAGGCGCGCAAGATGGGGCTGATTTCCACTGGCTGGACCGGTAAAACCGGTGGCGCCATGGTTGATCTGTGTGATCCGTTGATGATCGTGCCAAGCAACACCACCGCCCGTATTCAGGAAATGCATATACAGCTCGGGCAAATGCTTGTTGGCGCACTCGAACATACCCTTGGCCTGACCAAGGCCTGA
- the rfaE1 gene encoding D-glycero-beta-D-manno-heptose-7-phosphate kinase, with product MTDLSHLAQLVEQLPNAKVLCIGDVMLDRFVYGSVTRISPEAPIPIIRVERESAMLGGAGNVARNATALGASVRFLSLVGDDLPGREVMEYVANDKGVEPYIQIERNRPTTIKTRYIAGGQQLLRSDNETTATLAAPTISNLSALAAQLAPDVSAIILSDYGKGVLHGDVVAATIAAARKAGKPVIVDPKGTDYSIYRGATVVTPNRAEAQAATGIDIQSDEDAIAAATKIITECGIENVLLTRSQDGMTLVTSKGEATHLPTEAREVFDVSGAGDTVVACLASAIAGGASLSDAARIANVAAGIVVGKIGTAVVYPDELISVLHHHDLMIGEAKLMPLDRMVDRVERWRRKGYKVGFTNGCFDLLHPGHLSLLQQARSNCDRLIVGLNSDASVKRLKGEARPVQSEAARAAVLGSLETVSGVVIFGEDTPITVIEALKPDILVKGADYTIDKVVGANIVQGYGGKVVLANLADGFSTTSTIARINQGKK from the coding sequence ATGACCGATCTCAGCCATCTGGCCCAACTGGTTGAACAACTGCCCAATGCCAAGGTACTTTGCATCGGCGATGTGATGCTTGACCGGTTTGTCTATGGCTCGGTCACCCGTATTTCGCCCGAGGCACCGATCCCGATCATCCGGGTCGAACGCGAAAGTGCAATGCTGGGTGGTGCGGGCAACGTTGCCCGCAATGCGACGGCCCTTGGCGCATCGGTTCGTTTTCTTTCCCTTGTCGGTGATGATCTTCCAGGCCGGGAGGTGATGGAATATGTCGCCAATGACAAGGGTGTCGAGCCCTATATCCAGATTGAACGCAACCGCCCGACAACGATCAAAACCCGCTATATCGCGGGCGGACAACAATTGTTACGATCTGATAACGAAACCACCGCAACGCTTGCCGCCCCAACCATCAGCAACCTGTCTGCCTTGGCTGCACAACTAGCGCCCGATGTCAGTGCCATTATCCTTTCCGATTATGGTAAGGGCGTTTTGCATGGTGACGTTGTCGCCGCAACCATTGCTGCCGCGCGCAAGGCCGGAAAACCGGTTATTGTCGATCCCAAGGGTACAGATTACAGCATCTATCGCGGTGCGACGGTCGTCACCCCGAACCGAGCCGAAGCCCAGGCCGCAACCGGCATCGACATTCAAAGTGACGAGGATGCAATTGCCGCAGCCACCAAAATCATCACCGAATGCGGTATTGAAAACGTCCTTCTGACCCGAAGCCAGGATGGCATGACGCTTGTCACCAGCAAAGGTGAGGCAACCCACCTTCCGACCGAAGCACGCGAAGTATTTGATGTATCGGGGGCCGGTGACACGGTCGTTGCCTGCCTTGCATCGGCGATTGCCGGGGGCGCATCACTTTCAGACGCTGCGCGTATTGCCAATGTTGCCGCGGGCATCGTGGTTGGCAAGATCGGCACCGCTGTTGTTTATCCGGACGAACTGATTTCTGTTCTGCATCATCACGACCTGATGATCGGCGAAGCCAAACTGATGCCGCTTGACCGCATGGTGGACCGTGTCGAACGCTGGCGCCGCAAGGGTTATAAGGTCGGCTTCACCAATGGCTGTTTCGATCTGCTGCATCCGGGCCATCTCAGCCTGCTGCAACAGGCGCGATCCAACTGTGACCGGCTGATTGTCGGGCTTAATTCCGATGCATCGGTCAAACGCCTTAAGGGCGAAGCACGCCCCGTGCAATCCGAGGCTGCCCGTGCGGCTGTCCTGGGGTCTCTTGAAACCGTCAGCGGTGTGGTGATTTTCGGCGAAGACACCCCGATCACGGTGATCGAGGCCCTCAAACCCGATATTCTGGTCAAGGGTGCCGATTACACCATCGACAAGGTTGTCGGCGCAAATATCGTTCAGGGCTATGGCGGCAAGGTCGTTCTGGCCAATCTCGCCGACGGTTTTTCGACGACCTCCACCATTGCGCGGATCAATCAGGGCAAGAAATAA